In Ancalomicrobiaceae bacterium S20, the following proteins share a genomic window:
- a CDS encoding cytochrome c biogenesis protein CcdA, translated as MNDSVTLLGAFSAGVISFVSPCVLPLVPPYLAFMAGVSLDELSETRGLHAARIRVILSALCFVLGFSTVFVLLGATASVLGQVVRQYLDVLGWIAGAAIIVMGLHFLGVFRIALLYREARFQAGARQSAGPLGAYVIGLAFGFGWTPCIGPVLAAILAVAGSRDTVGQGALMLAVYSLGLGVPFLIAALFSQPFMSVMVRFRRHLGKVEKGMGVLLVVTGVMFLTGQIERIAFWLLETFPAFSNLG; from the coding sequence ATGAACGACAGCGTGACCCTCCTCGGCGCCTTCAGCGCGGGCGTGATCTCCTTCGTGTCGCCTTGCGTGCTGCCGCTGGTGCCGCCCTATCTCGCCTTCATGGCCGGCGTCAGCCTGGACGAACTCTCCGAGACGCGCGGCCTGCATGCGGCACGCATCCGCGTGATCCTGTCGGCGCTGTGCTTCGTGCTCGGCTTCTCCACCGTGTTCGTGCTGCTCGGCGCGACCGCCTCGGTGCTCGGGCAGGTCGTGCGCCAGTATCTCGATGTGCTCGGCTGGATCGCCGGCGCGGCGATCATCGTGATGGGGCTGCATTTTCTCGGCGTGTTCCGGATCGCGCTGCTCTATCGCGAGGCGCGTTTTCAGGCCGGGGCGCGGCAGAGCGCCGGCCCGCTCGGCGCCTATGTGATCGGGCTCGCCTTCGGCTTCGGCTGGACGCCGTGCATCGGCCCGGTGCTGGCCGCGATTCTCGCCGTGGCCGGCAGCCGCGACACGGTCGGGCAGGGCGCGCTCATGCTGGCGGTCTATTCGCTCGGCCTCGGCGTGCCGTTCCTGATCGCGGCACTGTTCTCGCAGCCGTTCATGAGCGTGATGGTCCGTTTCCGCCGCCATCTCGGCAAGGTCGAGAAGGGCATGGGCGTGCTCCTGGTCGTGACCGGCGTCATGTTCCTGACCGGCCAGATCGAGCGCATCGCCTTCTGGCTCTTGGAAACCTTCCCGGCCTTTTCGAACCTCGGCTGA